TTTTACTTTAATTGAAATTTTTGCAAATAATATCAAAATTTACTTTTTATGTGAATTAAATTTTTGTTTATATTGACTGTAATAAGTTTTATGGTAACATTACAAAAATTTTTAAAGGTTATAATTGAAGTTTACTTATGTAACACTATTTCCAAACTTAATTGAACCATATTTTTATGACTCTATTTTAAAAAGAGCAGTTGAATCAAAACTTTTAAATTATGAATTTTATAATCCTCGAGATTTTACAAAAAATAAACATAATAAAGTTGATAAACAAATGGTTGGAGGAGGAGCAGGGATGCTTATGACTCCCCAACCACTTTTTGATTGTCTTGATGAAATTAAAAGGAAAAATAAAGATGCATACATTATTTTTCCTTTAGCTGCTGCTAAGCCTTTTAGACAAAATGATGCAAAAAGATTGGCAAAGAAAAAAAATATTGTTTTTGTAAGTGGAAGATATGAAGGAATTGATGAAAGAGTTTGTGAAAAGTATGCAAATGAAGTTTTTTCTATAGGAGAATTTGTCTTAACAGGTGGAGAATTGCCATCATTGGTTATGAGTGATGCAATTTCACGAAATTTAGATAATGTGCTTGGAAATGCCCAATCTTTAGACTATGAAAGTTATGAAGATAATCTTTTAGAAGCACCTTCATTTACAAAACCTGAAATTTTCCAAAATTTAAGTGTTATTAAAGAATTTTTAAAGGGAAATCATAGTAAAATTTCCGACTTAAAATTCCAGATGTCAATTTGTAAAACAAAATATTATAGACCCAATAAGGAAAAGAGATGAAAAATAGATATATTGCTAGCTTTGAAGCAGCTCAAGTAGAGTCAAAAGAGATCCCTCAATTTAGAGCAGGAGATAATGTAAGACTTGGTGTTGAAATTAAAGAAGGTGAGAAAAAGAGAGTTCAAACTTACGAAGGTGTTGTAATTGCTAGACATGGTGAAGGTCCATCAGCTACATTTACAGTAAGAAAAATTGGAGCTAACTCTGTTGGTGTTGAAAGAATTTTCCCACTATATTCAGAGTCAATTAAAACTTTTGAAGTAACAAGAAGAGGTAGAGTAAGAAGAGCTAAACTTCACTACTTAAGAGGATTAAAAGGTAAAGCTGCAAGAATTAAAGAGCTTAAAAAGTAATCTAACTAAGGCACGTCCTTAGTTTTACTTTATGAACAGAAAAAAAACTTTAGTTCATAGTGCACTTCTTTGTGAGTGCCAAACCTTAATTAACTACTTTAAACTTAAACAAGATAAATCTTGTAGTGCATTTAAACTTTATTATAACCATCAAATTGTCATTATCGTATCTGGAATAGGAAAAGAAAACACAATAAATGCGCTTGATTTTGTTTTTGAAAGATTTGAAATCAGTAAAGCTATAAATATTGGAATTGCTGGTTGCAAAGATAAGAATATCAAAATTGGAACACTATTTTGTACAAATCAAAAACTTCAAGATATCCCAAATACTACACTAACTACAGTTGATAAACCACTTAATGATATAAATAAACTAAAAACTACTTTAGTTGATATGGAAGCATTTTATTTTGAAGAAGTATCTAATAAATATTGTGAAAAAATATATATATTAAAAGTCGTATCAGATTATCTTGATATAAATATCCCTAAAAAATCATTTATTATAAAAATAATACAAGAAAGTTTTACACAATGGAAAAGTCTATTATGAGTTATGTTGAAAAATTTAATACAAATATAGAGAAAACAAATTATAAAAATTTAGATGAGAAAACAAAAGAGTTTATAAAAAATATTGCTTTAAAGTATCAATTTTCTTTTCAGGAACTAAAGCAGTTAATCGATTTTTCAATTGATTTTAAAATGTGGCACGAAGCTGAAATCTATAAGATTTTTAAAGATGAGTATGCAAATAAAAAACAAGCTTTTAATCACATAAGAAAAATATGGGAAGATTTAAAATCAAAAGCAAACTCATATGAAAAGTTTTCAAAAGATTTATATAAAGACGATATTAGAAAATTTAGTTTTACAAAATTTGAAAGTAATAAAGCAGCTCTTGGTTCTTGTCCTGTTGCAAGTGCTAATACAAGATGTTGCAATCTTTTAACATTAGATGCAGTTCAATCGTGTGGTTTTGACTGTTCTTATTGTTCTATTCAATCATTTTATAATCAAGATAAAATAGGTTTTGATAAAAACTTTAAAGAGAATTTAGCAAACTTAAAACTTGATCCAAATGAAACATATCATATTGGAACTGGTCAGAGTTCTGATTCACTTATGTGGGGAAATAAAGAGGGTATTTTGGATGCACTTTTTGATTTTGCAAGAAAAAATCCAAATGTTATACTTGAATTTAAAACTAAATCAAACAATATAAAATACTTTTTAGAAAATGATGTTCCAGCAAATATAATTTGTACATGGTCTTTAAATACTCCTACAATAATAGAGAATGAAGAGCATTTAGCAGCAAGTTTAGAAAAAAGAATAAATGCAGCAAAAAAAGTAAGCCAAAAAGGTGTATTAGTTGGTTTTCATTTTCATCCAATAGTTCATTATGATAATTATTTAAAAGAGTATGAGGAAGTTTACAAAACACTTATTGAAACTTTTGATTCTAAAAAAGTTGCACTTGTATCTTTTGGTACTTTAACTTTCATAAAACCAGTTGTAAATAAAATAAGAAGTAGAAACTTCAAATCAAAAATACTTCAAATGCCAATGAGTGAGGCAAATGGAAAACAGTCTTATCCCTTAAAGATTAAAAAAGAGATGTTCAAACATGCATATGATAGCTTTAAACCTTGGCATAAAGATGTATACTTTTATCTTTGTATGGAAGATGAGACTCTTTGGAAAGATGTTTTTGGATATGAATACTCAAGCAATAATCAAATGGAAGATTTTATGAAGATGAGTTATATGAATAAAATCAAACAAAACTCACCTTCTCATAATTTTTCTTTTTCAAGTGGTAGTCTAAACTTTTAGACTATCTTTAAATATTAGATGAAGCTACTTTTATTCCTAATGCTATAAGTATAACACCTATTGCTTTTTCTATTTTAGTTTTGTAAGATTTAAATCTATTTAAAATTACAGGATGACTTAAAAATAAAGATACTAAACTAAACCATATAAAATGAGCTATACTAATTATAATTCCATAAATAAGTTGAACTAAAATAGGTGTATGTACATCAACAAATTGAGTAAATATACTAAGAAAAAATATAGTTGTTTTTGGATTTAATACATTTGTAAAAAAGCCAATTTTAAATGATTTGAAATTTGATATCTCTTTTTTTGTACCTTCAATATTTAAATCTAATTTTGAGTTTGACTTTAAATTTTTATATCCAATATAAATAAGATATGCAGCAGCAAGATATTTTATTATAGAAAATAAAATTATTGAATTTGAAATAATAATCGCAAGTCCTGCAATACAATATAACAAGTGAATCCAAATAGCTGCACTAATTCCTAATGCAGAATAAAGACCAGATTTTTTTCCATGTAATAAAGTATTTCTTGTTACCATAACAAAATCAACACCAGGACTAATAGCCATAAATATTGCAATTGTAGAAACTGCAATAATTTGTGGCAAATAGTTTAAAACTTCCATATTTTTCCTTTTATCTATTAATACTTTATTTAGTCTTGAGTTTTAAAAATTTGGATGAGCTAAAATAATAAGTGTTTTTTATGAGCCAATCTTATTTTAATTTTATATTTTAGAAAATAATTACTTAAAGTAATATCACTTTACTTTGGATTAGTATTTAAAGTTTAAATCATTCATTAACATATTTTTAGGTAGTATTTCAAAAATCAAAAAAAAGAGAGTGTTTTGTTAGAACCTATTGTAAATTATGTTGTTGAAACTGTGGGCTCATTGGGATATTTGGGGATATTTATTATGATGTTTTTAGAAAGTTCATTTTTTCCTTTTCCAAGTGAAGTTGTGATGATTCCTGCTGGATATTTAGTGTATAAAGGTGAAATGAATATCTTTATAGCTATTTTTGCAGGAATTGCTGGAAGTTTAGCAGGGGCCTTATTTAACTACTTTTTAGCAGTAAAATATGGAAGAGCATTTTTGATTAGATATGGGAAGTACTTTTTTATAAGCGAACAAACTATTCAAAAAGTCGAAGATTTTTTTAAAGAACATGGACACATATCAACTTTTAGTGGAAGATTAATTCCAGCAATTAGACAATATATCTCTTTTCCAGCAGGTTTAGCAAAAATGAACCTATTAACATTTAGTTTTTATACAACTTTAGGTGCAGGTATTTGGGTTATAATACTTGTATATTTGGGCTATTTTATTGGTGGTAATGAAGCTTTAATTAAAGAGTATTTACACTATATAATAGTATCAATTTTAGTTTTATTAGCTATTTTGATTTATTTTTATATAAAGAAAAGAAAATGCAAGCAATAGTTACAGGTTATAGCTCAGGTATTGGAAAAGCAATAAGTGAAATACTTGAAGAAAACTCTTACAAAGTCATAAAATTAAAAAGTAGATTAGATGATACAAAAGCTTTGGAAAAAGAAGTAAGAGAAATAGTAAAAAAAGATGATTTAAATGTACTTATAAATTGTGCAGGACTTGGGGTTTTTAAACCCCATGAAGAGATAAGTATTGATAAAATTCAAGAGTTAATAGGTGTAAATTTAACAGCACCTATTATACTTAGTAATTTATGTCTTAGAAGTCTAAAGAAAACAAAAGGACATATTATAAATATCTCTTCAATTGAAGCTTTAAGACACTCTAAATTTTCAGCTTTATACACAGCAACAAAAGCAGGACTTAGAAACTTTTCACTTGCACTTTTTGAAGAACTTAGGCGTGCTGATGTAAAAGTAACAAATATAAATCCTGATTTAACAAAAACAAATTTTTTTGATGAGTTTAATTTTGAACCAAGTGATAATAAAAATGCTTATCTTAATCCAAATGATATTGCAAAAGCAGTTTTAGAAGTATTGCAATTTTCAGGAGTTATTTCTGAATTAACACTAAGACCTCAAAGACTTGAAATAAAGAAAAAATAAAATCATAAAAAAGATGATTTAAATAATTGGTCTATTGTATCTTATAAAATAAAGTGATGGTAAAGCAAGTCCAAAACTAATAGCTCCTAAAATTGATATAGCTTTTAATCCATCTTCAATAAATAAAGCAATATGTTCAGGTGTCACCCCATGAGAATTCATCTCAACTAATGTAATAATTGTATTAAAAGCGTATGTTCCAGGTATCAATGGAATAATAGCAGCAACTGTATAAATAGGTCTTGGTACTATATATTTTCTTGACCAATAAACAGCAAGAGTACCAAATAAAAGTGTTGCTAGGAATGTAGATATTTCTATATATATACCAAAATCTAAAAAAATAGTTCTTAAAGTATATACAATTGCTCCACCTAAAGCACAAAATTTTAAAGCAAATTTAGGAACATTAAAAACCATTGCAAAGCCAACTGCTGGTATTGCTGCAAATACTGCATCTAAAATATATTTGATTATAATATTTTCCATTTTACCAACCTTTTATATCTAAAATAGCCATAGCAAAGATAATTCCCATGCTTGTTGCAAGTGTAAGAAGTGTTGCTTGCATCCATCGTCCCCAACCCATACTCAAATATCCTTTTACAGCATCTAAAAATGAATTAATAAAAGGAAATCCAGGAACCAATAATAAAACACTTGCTGATAGAGCAATACTTACAGTTGAGCTTACATAACTTGATAAACTAGCTATTAATGTTGCAAAAAATGCTGTTGTTGCAAAAGAAATAATTAAAATAAATTTTCTTTTCGCAAGTTCTTGTCTTATAAACATAGCAATACCCGAAGCAAAAAAAGTTACAATAAATGCTCCCAAATCTGCACCTCTTAAATATGCAAAGGAAGCACATGAAAGTCCAATCATAACTATTACAAGCCATCTATTATAGTAGTTTGTTTGTATTTGTTTTAATAACAGGATAGTTCTTTTTGCATCTGTTTTATTTTTTTCTAAATCAATACATAATTTTTGAACATCATAAACAATAGACATATTTATAGGTTTATGATGAGCTTGTCTTGTAGTTGTTACTGATTGATTGTTTTTTGTTAATGTAGTTAATACAATAGCTGAGGGAATAAGTGATATTTCAACAGATTTTACACCAAAAGCTTTTCCCATTCTTTTTGTTGTTTGTTCTATAAGTTTACTTTCTGCCCCATACTCAAGCATTAAAACAGCTGCTCTTATTATTGCTTGAGTTATTTTTGTTTGATATTCATAAGTTAATTCATTTGTATTGTTCATTTTTGTATTTTAGCATTTTTAACAAAAAAGAAAGAAATAAAAATGTTTAAATTAGATACAATTTTGATATAATTTGAAAAAATTAAAGTAATAAATATGAATTATCTTTTAAGAAATTGGAATAAAATATTATTAGTTATATTTACACTAATTGCTTTGGCAGTTGCACTTAGTTTAAGTATTGATGAAAGTGCAAAAAAGTTAGTAGATGAATCTTTTAAGCAAGCAATTATTGTATTTGGTAGTGCTAAAGCTTTAAATGCAGTAATTTCATTGGCACAAGGAACAGAGCTTAATCTTCCTTTTGTCGTAGTTGCTATTGGAGAAGTACTTGACCCAATAAATGATTTAGTAGAACAATTCTCTCTTGTAATGCTTGCTAGTTTAGTCTCTCTTGGCATTCAAAAAATACTTTTAGGATTTGTAACAAATGAAGTATATAACTATATTTTACTTATTGTTATACTTATATTTAATATTTGGCTATTTAAAAGATTTAATAAAGATGAAAAATTAAGAGATATATTTTTTAAAGTAGTTTTTGTTTTATTGTTTTTAAGATTTGCAATTCCTAGTATTAGCTATATAAATGATATATCTTATAACTATTTTGTAAAACCAAAATATAATATTGAAATACTAAATGAAAATATTGTAAAAGTTAAAGATGAAGTTAGTAAAGTAAATCAAAATACTATAAAACATAAACAAGAAAACTCTTTTTTTGATAAAATTAAAGAAAAATTTGATTCAAGTTATTATGAAAAAAAAGTAGATGAATATCAAAATGCAGCAGATAAATCAAGTGAGTATATAATCGATTTAATAATTGTATTTATTTTTCAAACTATATTTTTGCCAATTATTTTTTTGATTATTCTGTATTGGTTTATAAAATCTATTTTTAGTATAAAAAAGGCATAAAATGATAATTGATTGGGAAAAAAGTTTTGCAGCAATATATAGAGCAAAAACAGACAGTTTAAAACCTGTGAAATATTTAGATGATACGACATTTGATGATTTAGTTGGAATAGAGAATCAAAAACAACAAATTATTGAAAATACAACTAGATTTTTAAAAGGCTTGCCCTCAAATAATGTTTTACTTTGGGGTGCTAGAGGAACTGGTAAATCTTCAATTATAAAAGCTTTATTAAACAAATATAAGAATAAAGATTTAAGAGTTATAGAAATTAGTAGAGATGATTTGGATGAGTTAGTATATATTTCTGATGCAATTAGAGAAGAGCCTTACAAGTTTATAATATTTTGTGATGATTTATCTTTTGAGGGTACAGAAAAAGCATATAAAGGTTTAAAACCTATTTTAGAAGGTTCTATTGAAGCTCCTGCTTCAAATATAAAGATATATGCCACATCAAATAGAAGACATATAGTAGCTGAATATCAAGGTGATAATGAGGGTACAAAAGTATCTAATAATGGAGAGATTCATTATAGTGATAGTGTAGAAGAAAAAATATCTTTAAGTGATAGATTTGGACTTAGTATAGGTTTTTATAATGGAACACAACAAGATTACTTAAAAGTAATTAATAACTATTTTAAAGATTACAAAGGCGATATAAACGAGCTTCATAAAAAAGCATTACAATTTGCACAAAGTAGGTCAAGTAAAAGCCCTAGAACTGCAAAACAGTTCTATAATAGTTTTATCCAATCTAAATAATCTCTTGTGGTTTACCTATATAATATCCTTGCAAATAGTCAACTTTTAAATTTGTAAGAATATTATAAATCTCTTTATTATGGACTTTTTCTGCAACTAATTTAATTTCTAACTCTTTTGCGAAGCTTATGATACTTTTTACAATTTTTAAAGCTTGTTTATCTATATGAATATTTTCAATTAATGAACTATCAATTTTTAAATAATCAATATCTAATTTTATGATATACGCAAAATTTGAATACCCAGAACCAAAATCATCAATAGCAATTTGAATATTATATTTTTTTAATTTTTTTATAAACTTATTTATAATCTCAAAGTGGTTTAATTCTTCACTTTCAAGTAATTCAATAGTTAATCTTTCGTTGATATTATACTTATCAATCATTTCAAATAAATAAGAAGTTGTTTTTTCATTTTTAATATCATCCATTGATAAGTTAATAGAAAAACTTAAATCTTTTTTATCTTTAAAATATTCAAAACTTTTTTTTATCATTGCTTCTGTTATTTTAGGATATTGTTTACTGCTTTTTGAAATCTCTAAAAATTTATCAGGAGTTATTATTTCATCATCTTTTACTATTCTAGCTAAAGCTTCATACTTATCAATCTTTTTTGTTTTTGTATTTTCTAAAGCTTGATAAAAAGGAATCAATTGGTCTTTTTCTAATGATTCTTTTAAAATAGAAGTTAATTTAATATGATTTTTATATTCATCTTTTAGAGTCAATTCATTATTAAAAACTTCTATATTTCTTTTCTCTTTTTTAGCAGTTCTAACTGCTAAAATTGCTTTTTCTAAGCTTCTTGATTTTGAATCTTTAGCAAGTCCTATTGTTGCTTGAATATTTATATCTATATCGTTGTATTTAAATACTTTTTTACTTATAGTTTTAATAAGGTCTTCACAAAAACTTATGCTAACTGAACCATTAGATAAAATTGCAAATTCATCACTATGAAGTCTATAAACACTACCTGTTTTTTTAGAAGTTTTTACAAGTAATTTTGCAACTTCATTCATAATAAAATCACCTACTTTAACCCCATAAAAACTATTTATTGTTTTAAATGAATCAAGTGAAACAACTATTAAACTATGATTATTATAAAGTTTTATATCTTCTTGTAATTTGGCTAGATTTGGTATTTTTGTTAGTGAATCTGTATATAAATTAGTTAATAATTGATTGTAATAATATGTAATAGTATCAAGTAATTTATTAAATCTATTTTGTAAAGAGTATATTTCTGCTGTTTTAGTTTTTATATGAGCTCTTTTTGTAAAGCTTGTATCTTTTGAAACTTTTTTTATCTCTTCTGTAAAATTTACAACAGGTTCAATAATCTTTTTATTAATGATTTTATAAAAAATATAAAAATATAAGAATATAAAGAATATGAAAAATATTAGAAAATAATAAATCATCATATCAAGAGATATTTTTATCTCATTTGGAGGATATTTTATATCTAATACTCCATTTACATCTCCAACTTTTGCATTATGATGACAAGTAATACATTCTTTAGATACTTTTATTGGATATAAATATCTAATACTTCCATTATCTTCTACTACAAACTGTTTTTCTCCTTCCATGGCTTTTTTGATAAGTGGATCACTATTTACTTTTTCTTTATCTTCTTTTATAACACCCATTATTTTTTCTACATCTTTACTTCTATATGAATTTACTTCAAGATTGTGTCTAATATGCTCCATTCTATTTAGAATTTTTACTAAATCCTTTTTTGCCCACCCCTCTTGCATTCTTACATACATTGTTTCAAAAATAAGTTCACTTGTTTTTTTTGCATCATCCTCTGCTAAAGTTGTAAGTGCTGCTCTTTTAATATATATTGTGGATAAAAATAAAGAAATTATGCTAAAAAGTAAAATTATTATTAAAATTCTAAATATAAGAGCTTTGTTAGTGATTAAGTTATTTTTCATTATGATCCCAATAAGTAAATTACTTATAAGATTATATATCACATAAACTATATATTAATTTAAAAAATTACAACTTAACTACTTTTTAAATATTAACCAATTTTTAGATATAATATATACTTAAATAAAGGAAAAAATTGAAAGATTTAACTACATTTTATACGAATAAAAATATATTATATAAAGATATAAATGAGATAATACCAAAACAATTAGGTAGTAGAAAGAAAATAAAAATTTATACAGCCACAGATATAAAATCAGCATATTATGCAATTTTTATAGTTGATTCAAAAAGTAGATTTATTAGAAAAAATGCAAATGATTTATTAGAGCTTTTTGAGAAATTAAAAGAGTTTAAAGAGCATAATTTTAAACATAAAGAGTTATTAATAAGTTCACCACTTTGTTCAAAAGCAAAAAAATATTTACAAGATAATGACTGGAGAGTAAGAGTTGATTTTATGTGATATAGGAAATACTACATTTCATTTTTTAATAAATGGAAAAGAGAAAAAGTATTTTTTAAATGAAAAGTTACCAAGTTTTAATCAAAGAGTATATTATATATCTGTAAATGATAGTGGCACAAAAAATTTAAAATATTCAAATGATGATGTTATTGATTTAGAAAACCATTTAGAGTTTAAAACAAAATATAAAGGTATGGGACTTGATAGAAAAATTGCATGTATTGCAAATAAAGATGCAATAATAGTAGATGCAGGAAGTGCAATAACTGTTGATATTATGAAAAAAGGCAAACATAAAGGTGGTTTTATTCTTCCTGGATTTAAAGCTATTAAAGATTTGTATCCAAATACTTCTCATAAATTACAGTTTGATTTTAATCCAAAGGTAAATTTAGATAAAATCCCACTTTGTACACAAGATGCGATATCATACGCAATCTTAAAATCAATCATACAACCAATAAAAAATATTAGAAACAAACAACAAATCATTTTTACAGGTGGAGATGGAGAATTTTTAAGTAAATATTTTAAAAATAGTATCTATAAAAAAGATTTGATTTTTGAAAATATGAAAAGGATAATTGATGCTAACAATTGCATTGCCTAAAGGAAGAATTGCACAAGAGACTTTAGAAAAGTTTGAAAAAGCTTTTGATGACAAGTTTATATTTGAAGATAGAAAGTTAATACTAGAAAAAGGTAATTTTAGATTTTTAAATGTTAGAAATCAAGATGTACCTACTTATGTTATGCATGGAGCTGCTGATTTAGGTGTAGTAGGGCTTGATGTTTTAGAAGAGAAAGAGTATGACTTAATAAAACTATTAAATTTAAATCTTGGAAAATGTAAGCTTGCTTTTGGATTAAGAAAAGGTGAAGAGTTAGATTTTTCAAAAAGTGAAATTAAAGTTGCAACTAAGCATGAAAAAATTGCAAAGAAATATTTTGAACAAAAAGCAATGGCAGTTGAAATTATTAAACTATATGGTTCAATCGAACTTGCACCTATTGTAGGACTTAGTGATTGTATAGTTGATATTGTAGAAACAGGAACTACAATGAAACAAAATGGATTAGAAGTAGGGCCTACTATTATGGAAAGTAGCGCACACTTAATTGCAAATAAAAATGCATTTTATGCAAAAAAACAAGCTATTTTAGAATTAAAAGAAAGATTAGAAAAAGTACTATAATGGGATTAGATTTATACTCAAAAGTTGAACAATATTTAGATTTTGAAGATGAGGTTTATTTACTTCACAAAGAGTTTATGACTTTTGTGATGGTAAATGAACTTGACAATATAATTGATATTGGATGTGGACAAGGATATTTTCTTGAAAACTTAAAAATCAATGGAAAAAAAGCATTTGGTATTGATTTAAGTAGTGAGCAAATAAAAGTTTGTAAACAAAGAGAAGTTGATGCTAAGTGTATAGCACTTGATAAAGTAAAAGAAAAATTTGATTGTGCAACTGCAATTTTTGATGTAGTTAATTATATTCCTAGCAATCACTTAAAACAGTTCTTTAAAGATACATATGAAGTTTTAAATGATGGTGGATATTATATGTTTGATGTAAATTCACTATTTGGATTCAATGATGTTGCAGATGGAAGTTTGAATATAAATAAAGAGAATAAATTTATAGCAATTGATGCAGTTTTTGATGAAGATGAACTAAATACAAATATTATTCTTTTTGAACAAAAACAGAATAATTTATATGAAAAACAAGAAGATTTAATAACTCAATATTACCATGATATACCTAGTTTAAAAAAACTTTTAAAAGAAGTTGGCTTTAGTGTAGAATCAATTAGTGATTTTAATCTTCATGGTTTTGATGAAGCAGATAAACATATTTTTATTTGTAAAAAATAGATACTTATTTTAAATCAATGATAAATTTAAAAGGTTTATATACTATTTTATAAACTTTTTAAAGGTTATTATGATGAACTACCCAAACTTTTTTGATGAAATAGAATCAATTACTTTAGAAGATAAACTCTCAAACTTTTTAGGTGCATTTGAAGATGGAGTTATTGAATTTAATTATTTAGATGTAGTAAAAATAGCAGGTCATTCATGTCCTACTGTTTTAGGAGCATATTTGATGTGCAGTGAAGGATTAAAGGCTTTATATAAGTTGACCTTACCTAAAAGGGGAGAGATTAAAGTAGAGTTTAAAAATGCTTCAACTGAAGGAACAACAGGAGTTGTTGCAAATGTAATTAGTGCAATAACAGCAGCTACAACAAATACAGGATTTAAAGGAATTTCAGGAAACTTTGATAGAAGAAATCTACTTTTTTTTGAACAAGATATATCTTCAAGTGTAAAATTTACAAGATTAGATACAAATGAAAGTGTTGATGTTTATTATGATTGTAATAGTATAACTTTTGAACCTATGGTGTCAGAATTGATGAAAAAAATAGTTCAAAAAAAAGCAAGTGATGAAGAGAAAAAACTCTTTAGTAAGCTTTGGCAAGATAGAGTTGAAAAAATTTCTAAAAATATAAAAGAAGTGATAAAAATAATCTAAACTCTTTTATTATAACTTTTGTATTATTACTATTATTACTATGTTTTTTAGTTTTAAAAAATATTAAAATTGAATTATATAAATAATTTATTATATTATTTTAGCTACTATGTTATACTATATTAATACAAAAACAAATAAACAGGAAAAATAGTATGCAAAATATAATAAAAACCCTACTAATAATATGTATAACAACAGTAGTATTAAATGCACAAGAATTAAAAAAAAGTGAATATGATATAAACCAATGCATAAAAATAGAATATACAAAAGAAGATATAAAAAAATATAAAAAACTAATACAAGAGGGTGAACTACAAGGATATAGTTGTGCAGGTATATACTATGCAAGACAAGGTAACTTTGATGAAGCAATAGATTACTTTAATAAAGGAAAAGAAAAAGGAAGTATAGAATCATATGCACAATTAGGAAGTCTATATTTAAGTTTTTTACATGATAATAAAAAAGCAGTTAAAAACTTTAAAGTAGCAGCAAATGCAGGACATGGAAAATCAGCACATAATTTAGGTGTGTATTATTATAAAAACTTTAAATATGATGAAGCATATAAATGGTTTATGAAATCATATGAAATGGGTGATATTAACTCACTAATTTCTATTGGACTGATGTATATAGACCAAAAAAAATATGATGAAGCAATAAGTACTTTTAAAAAAGTTGGAGAATTAGGTGAGCCAAGAGGTTATTATGAACTGGGGACTTTTTACCAATTAAATAAAGATATGCAAGATAAAGAAAAAGGAATAAATTATTATAAAAAATGTTATGAGATGGGATATGGAAAATGTGCCTCAGCAATAGGAGAGTATTATGAAGAAGACGAAAAAGATTACAAAAAAGCAATTGAGTGGTATAAAAAAGGTGTTAAACTTCAATATAGAGGTTCTC
The window above is part of the Malaciobacter marinus genome. Proteins encoded here:
- the trmD gene encoding tRNA (guanosine(37)-N1)-methyltransferase TrmD, with product MKFTYVTLFPNLIEPYFYDSILKRAVESKLLNYEFYNPRDFTKNKHNKVDKQMVGGGAGMLMTPQPLFDCLDEIKRKNKDAYIIFPLAAAKPFRQNDAKRLAKKKNIVFVSGRYEGIDERVCEKYANEVFSIGEFVLTGGELPSLVMSDAISRNLDNVLGNAQSLDYESYEDNLLEAPSFTKPEIFQNLSVIKEFLKGNHSKISDLKFQMSICKTKYYRPNKEKR
- the rplS gene encoding 50S ribosomal protein L19, coding for MKNRYIASFEAAQVESKEIPQFRAGDNVRLGVEIKEGEKKRVQTYEGVVIARHGEGPSATFTVRKIGANSVGVERIFPLYSESIKTFEVTRRGRVRRAKLHYLRGLKGKAARIKELKK
- a CDS encoding nucleoside phosphorylase, producing the protein MNRKKTLVHSALLCECQTLINYFKLKQDKSCSAFKLYYNHQIVIIVSGIGKENTINALDFVFERFEISKAINIGIAGCKDKNIKIGTLFCTNQKLQDIPNTTLTTVDKPLNDINKLKTTLVDMEAFYFEEVSNKYCEKIYILKVVSDYLDINIPKKSFIIKIIQESFTQWKSLL
- a CDS encoding SPL family radical SAM protein, whose translation is MEKSIMSYVEKFNTNIEKTNYKNLDEKTKEFIKNIALKYQFSFQELKQLIDFSIDFKMWHEAEIYKIFKDEYANKKQAFNHIRKIWEDLKSKANSYEKFSKDLYKDDIRKFSFTKFESNKAALGSCPVASANTRCCNLLTLDAVQSCGFDCSYCSIQSFYNQDKIGFDKNFKENLANLKLDPNETYHIGTGQSSDSLMWGNKEGILDALFDFARKNPNVILEFKTKSNNIKYFLENDVPANIICTWSLNTPTIIENEEHLAASLEKRINAAKKVSQKGVLVGFHFHPIVHYDNYLKEYEEVYKTLIETFDSKKVALVSFGTLTFIKPVVNKIRSRNFKSKILQMPMSEANGKQSYPLKIKKEMFKHAYDSFKPWHKDVYFYLCMEDETLWKDVFGYEYSSNNQMEDFMKMSYMNKIKQNSPSHNFSFSSGSLNF
- a CDS encoding LysE family translocator — its product is MEVLNYLPQIIAVSTIAIFMAISPGVDFVMVTRNTLLHGKKSGLYSALGISAAIWIHLLYCIAGLAIIISNSIILFSIIKYLAAAYLIYIGYKNLKSNSKLDLNIEGTKKEISNFKSFKIGFFTNVLNPKTTIFFLSIFTQFVDVHTPILVQLIYGIIISIAHFIWFSLVSLFLSHPVILNRFKSYKTKIEKAIGVILIALGIKVASSNI
- a CDS encoding DedA family protein, giving the protein MLEPIVNYVVETVGSLGYLGIFIMMFLESSFFPFPSEVVMIPAGYLVYKGEMNIFIAIFAGIAGSLAGALFNYFLAVKYGRAFLIRYGKYFFISEQTIQKVEDFFKEHGHISTFSGRLIPAIRQYISFPAGLAKMNLLTFSFYTTLGAGIWVIILVYLGYFIGGNEALIKEYLHYIIVSILVLLAILIYFYIKKRKCKQ
- a CDS encoding SDR family oxidoreductase; the protein is MQAIVTGYSSGIGKAISEILEENSYKVIKLKSRLDDTKALEKEVREIVKKDDLNVLINCAGLGVFKPHEEISIDKIQELIGVNLTAPIILSNLCLRSLKKTKGHIINISSIEALRHSKFSALYTATKAGLRNFSLALFEELRRADVKVTNINPDLTKTNFFDEFNFEPSDNKNAYLNPNDIAKAVLEVLQFSGVISELTLRPQRLEIKKK
- a CDS encoding threonine/serine exporter family protein, with amino-acid sequence MENIIIKYILDAVFAAIPAVGFAMVFNVPKFALKFCALGGAIVYTLRTIFLDFGIYIEISTFLATLLFGTLAVYWSRKYIVPRPIYTVAAIIPLIPGTYAFNTIITLVEMNSHGVTPEHIALFIEDGLKAISILGAISFGLALPSLYFIRYNRPII